The Micromonospora sp. NBC_00421 genome contains a region encoding:
- the pdxT gene encoding pyridoxal 5'-phosphate synthase glutaminase subunit PdxT, whose translation MGGPVIGVLALQGDVREHVTALAGVGADARPVRRPAELDAVDGLVVPGGESTTMSKLVDIFALRGPIDKRIADGMPVYGSCAGMIMLATQVLDGRPDQRGFAGIAMTVRRNAFGRQVDSFEAPVEITGVDGGPFHAVFIRAPWVERVGDGVEVLGRITGGPAVDRIVAVRRGNLLATSFHPELTGDLRLHRYFADLVRATEGR comes from the coding sequence GTGGGCGGACCGGTGATCGGGGTGCTCGCGCTCCAGGGGGACGTCCGCGAGCACGTCACCGCCCTGGCCGGGGTCGGCGCGGACGCCCGTCCGGTGCGCCGCCCGGCCGAGTTGGACGCGGTCGACGGGCTGGTCGTCCCCGGCGGGGAGTCCACCACGATGAGCAAGCTGGTGGACATCTTCGCGCTGCGCGGGCCGATCGACAAGCGGATCGCCGACGGGATGCCGGTCTACGGGTCCTGCGCCGGCATGATCATGCTGGCCACCCAGGTGCTTGACGGCCGCCCCGACCAGCGGGGCTTCGCCGGCATCGCGATGACCGTGCGGCGCAACGCGTTCGGCCGCCAGGTCGACTCGTTCGAGGCCCCGGTGGAGATCACCGGGGTCGACGGCGGCCCCTTCCATGCGGTCTTCATCCGTGCCCCCTGGGTCGAGCGGGTCGGCGACGGCGTCGAGGTGCTGGGCCGGATCACCGGTGGCCCGGCCGTCGACCGGATCGTCGCCGTCCGCCGGGGCAACCTGCTGGCGACCTCCTTCCACCCGGAGCTGACCGGCGACCTGCGCCTGCACCGCTACTTCGCCGACCTGGTCCGGGCCACCGAGGGCCGTTGA
- the pdxS gene encoding pyridoxal 5'-phosphate synthase lyase subunit PdxS, producing the protein MPEATSPNTGADQVMGTARVKRGMAEMLKGGVIMDVVTAEQARIAEDAGAVAVMALERVPADIRAQGGVSRMSDPDMIDGIIEAVSIPVMAKARIGHFVEAQVLQSLGVDYVDESEVLTPADYANHIDKWAFTVPFVCGATNLGEALRRITEGAAMIRSKGEAGTGDVSNATMHMRRIRQEIARLSSLPADELFVAAKELQAPYDLVKEVAETGKLPVVLFTAGGIATPADAAMMMQLGAEGVFVGSGIFKSGNPAQRAAAIVKATTFHDDPDVLAKVSRGLGEAMVGINVDEIPQPHRLAERGW; encoded by the coding sequence ATGCCCGAAGCGACCTCCCCGAACACCGGTGCCGACCAGGTGATGGGCACCGCCCGTGTGAAGCGCGGCATGGCCGAGATGCTCAAGGGCGGTGTGATCATGGATGTGGTCACCGCCGAGCAGGCCCGGATCGCCGAGGACGCCGGCGCGGTCGCCGTGATGGCGCTGGAACGGGTGCCGGCCGACATCCGCGCCCAGGGCGGCGTGTCCCGGATGAGCGATCCGGACATGATCGACGGCATCATCGAGGCGGTCTCCATCCCGGTGATGGCCAAGGCCCGGATCGGGCACTTCGTCGAGGCGCAGGTGCTCCAGTCGCTCGGCGTCGACTACGTCGACGAGTCCGAGGTGCTGACCCCGGCCGACTACGCCAACCACATCGACAAGTGGGCGTTCACCGTCCCCTTCGTGTGCGGCGCGACCAACCTGGGTGAGGCGTTGCGCCGGATCACCGAGGGCGCCGCCATGATCCGCTCCAAGGGGGAGGCGGGCACCGGCGACGTCTCCAACGCCACCATGCACATGCGCAGGATCCGTCAGGAGATCGCCCGGCTCAGCTCCCTGCCGGCCGACGAGCTGTTCGTCGCGGCCAAGGAGTTGCAGGCCCCGTACGACCTGGTCAAGGAGGTCGCCGAGACGGGCAAGCTGCCGGTGGTGCTGTTCACCGCCGGGGGCATCGCCACCCCTGCCGACGCCGCGATGATGATGCAGCTCGGCGCGGAGGGGGTCTTCGTCGGCTCCGGCATCTTCAAGTCCGGCAACCCGGCCCAGCGGGCCGCCGCGATCGTCAAGGCCACCACCTTCCACGACGACCCGGACGTGCTGGCCAAGGTGTCCCGGGGCCTGGGCGAGGCTATGGTCGGCATCAACGTCGACGAGATCCCCCAGCCGCACCGGCTGGCCGAGCGCGGTTGGTGA
- the pgsA gene encoding phosphatidylinositol phosphate synthase, producing the protein MAKIFQVTARAGMTRVVEPVARGLLRAGVSPNAVTVTGTVGVLVGALGFGARGQLVAGALIVTFFALTDMLDGTMARMSGGSTRFGAFLDSSMDRVADSAVFGAVAYWLATEGDHSGVAAALICLAVGGLVSYVKARAEGLGMTGNVGVAERTERLLIVGVGGLLTGLGVGPALEISLWLLAAVSIFTVGQRVAHVYRQAQLVGRE; encoded by the coding sequence ATGGCGAAGATCTTCCAAGTGACGGCCCGCGCGGGGATGACCCGCGTCGTGGAGCCGGTCGCGCGCGGTCTGCTCCGCGCCGGCGTGTCCCCCAACGCGGTCACCGTGACCGGCACCGTCGGCGTGCTCGTCGGCGCGCTCGGTTTCGGCGCCCGCGGTCAACTGGTCGCCGGAGCGCTGATCGTGACGTTCTTCGCGCTTACCGACATGCTCGACGGGACGATGGCCCGGATGAGTGGCGGCTCGACCCGGTTCGGCGCGTTCCTCGACTCGTCGATGGACCGGGTCGCCGACAGCGCGGTCTTCGGCGCGGTCGCCTACTGGCTGGCCACCGAGGGTGACCACTCCGGGGTGGCCGCCGCGTTGATCTGCCTGGCCGTCGGCGGGCTGGTCTCCTACGTCAAGGCCCGCGCCGAGGGCCTGGGGATGACCGGCAACGTGGGCGTCGCCGAGCGTACCGAGCGACTGCTGATAGTCGGCGTCGGTGGCCTGCTGACCGGCCTCGGTGTCGGGCCCGCCCTGGAGATCTCACTCTGGCTGCTCGCCGCGGTGTCGATCTTCACGGTCGGGCAGCGGGTGGCCCACGTGTACCGGCAGGCGCAACTGGTCGGCCGGGAGTGA
- a CDS encoding phosphatidylinositol mannoside acyltransferase, producing MNLTELGYVAGWRLARALPRPVVAAAFRAGADRAHRAGGTGATRLRANLRRVVGPELPEAELDALVRRGLRSYARYWMEAFRLPSLSRRQILDGFHLGGSEMLVADVAAGRGAVVALPHAGNWDAAGAWVAASGLPITTVAERLKPEGVYERFLAFRQGLGMEILPTHGGARPTFDVLVDRLRAGTVVPLLADRDLSARGIEVDFFGGRTRMPAGPALLAIRTGAPLYVASLWYEPEMPRAQLEGPLTVPEPDSAPLDERVRVLTQRIADCLAAGIARHPQDWHMLQRMWLDQRGSTDGGSTAPPPPASAGAV from the coding sequence GTGAACCTCACCGAACTCGGCTACGTCGCCGGCTGGCGGCTGGCCCGCGCGTTGCCCCGGCCCGTGGTCGCCGCGGCCTTCCGGGCGGGCGCCGACCGCGCCCACCGCGCCGGCGGCACGGGCGCCACCCGACTGCGCGCCAACCTGCGCCGGGTGGTCGGCCCCGAGCTGCCCGAGGCGGAGCTGGACGCGCTGGTCAGGCGCGGCCTGCGGTCGTACGCCAGGTACTGGATGGAGGCGTTCCGGCTGCCCTCGCTGAGCCGCCGGCAGATCCTCGACGGGTTCCACCTGGGCGGGTCGGAGATGCTCGTCGCCGACGTGGCGGCCGGCCGGGGCGCGGTGGTGGCGCTGCCGCACGCCGGCAACTGGGACGCCGCCGGTGCCTGGGTGGCGGCCAGTGGCCTGCCGATCACCACGGTCGCCGAACGACTCAAGCCGGAGGGCGTCTACGAGCGGTTCCTCGCCTTCCGCCAGGGCCTCGGCATGGAGATCCTGCCGACCCACGGTGGTGCCCGGCCCACCTTCGACGTGCTTGTGGACCGGCTGCGTGCCGGCACGGTGGTGCCGCTGCTGGCCGACCGGGACCTGTCCGCCCGGGGCATCGAGGTGGACTTCTTCGGCGGCCGGACCCGGATGCCGGCCGGGCCCGCCCTGCTGGCCATCCGCACCGGTGCCCCGCTCTATGTGGCGTCGCTGTGGTACGAACCGGAGATGCCGCGCGCGCAGTTGGAGGGCCCGTTGACGGTGCCCGAGCCGGACAGCGCACCGTTGGACGAGCGGGTCCGGGTGCTCACCCAGCGGATCGCCGACTGTCTGGCGGCCGGCATCGCCCGTCATCCGCAAGACTGGCACATGTTGCAGCGGATGTGGCTGGACCAGCGGGGCTCCACCGACGGCGGGTCCACCGCGCCGCCGCCTCCGGCCAGCGCCGGTGCGGTCTGA
- a CDS encoding elongation factor G-like protein EF-G2, producing the protein MAQKNHEKGATGDAPVVTAPDRVRNVVLVGHSGAGKTTLVEALLAASGTIDRAGTVAAGTTVCDHDPAAVRQQRSVGLACAPLVHAGVTVNLLDTPGYGDFVGALRAGLRAADAALFVVSAVDGMDAATAALWEECAAVDLPRAVAVTRLDHPRADFDEAVALCQRVFGDNVLPLHLTMLGDDGESVAGLLALITRQVHDYSAGLPVVVREPEPQHLPAITESRGELIEGIIAESEDETLMDRYLDGEEIDTGVLIADLERAVARGHFHPVVPVCAATGVGLDVLLDGLVSAFPSPLEHEVPAVTGLDGSPRPPLDCDPDGPLVAEVVGTTVDRHAGRVCLVRVFSGTLRPDQTVHVAGHPTADRGHSADQRIGHVHRPLGADLREVPACVAGDICAITGVGGAETGDTISARDEPLLIAPWEMPEPLLPVAVVARRPTDEDALARDLGLLTAGDPTLRLERNPQTGQLVLWCTGEAHADVVLDRLRAGGVELDTEPVRVPLRETFTVAATGHGRHVTQSGGHDGYAVCDIEVEPLPRGGGFEFVDRIAGGAVPHHFVPSVEKGVRAQLARGLVTGHPVVDLRVTLVDGRAHSVDSSDAAFQAAGALALRDAAERGGPTLLEPVDEVRIRVADSSVGAVLGDLSSRRGRVLGTEADPDAEGRTLVRAEVPALELLRYAVELRALTAGTGTFRRTFSHYTPTPK; encoded by the coding sequence ATGGCGCAGAAGAACCACGAGAAGGGGGCCACCGGCGACGCGCCGGTGGTGACCGCGCCCGACCGGGTGCGCAACGTGGTGCTCGTCGGGCACTCCGGGGCCGGCAAGACGACACTGGTCGAGGCGCTGCTCGCGGCAAGCGGCACGATCGACCGGGCCGGCACCGTCGCCGCCGGCACCACCGTCTGCGACCACGACCCCGCCGCGGTACGCCAGCAGCGCTCGGTCGGCCTGGCCTGCGCCCCGCTGGTGCACGCCGGGGTCACTGTCAACCTCCTGGACACCCCCGGGTACGGCGACTTCGTCGGTGCCCTGCGGGCCGGCCTGCGGGCCGCCGACGCGGCGCTGTTCGTGGTCTCCGCCGTCGACGGGATGGACGCCGCCACCGCCGCCCTCTGGGAGGAGTGCGCCGCGGTCGACCTGCCGCGCGCCGTCGCGGTCACCCGGCTCGACCACCCGCGCGCCGACTTCGACGAGGCGGTGGCGCTGTGCCAGCGGGTCTTCGGGGACAACGTGCTCCCGCTGCACCTGACGATGCTCGGCGACGACGGTGAGTCGGTGGCCGGGCTGCTGGCGCTGATCACCCGGCAGGTCCACGACTACTCGGCCGGGCTGCCCGTCGTCGTCCGGGAGCCGGAGCCGCAGCACCTGCCGGCCATCACCGAGTCCCGGGGTGAGCTGATCGAGGGGATCATCGCCGAGAGCGAGGACGAGACCCTGATGGACCGCTACCTCGACGGCGAGGAGATCGACACCGGGGTGCTGATCGCCGACCTGGAGAGGGCGGTCGCCCGGGGTCACTTCCACCCTGTGGTACCGGTCTGCGCGGCCACCGGCGTCGGGCTGGACGTGCTGCTCGACGGGCTGGTGTCGGCGTTCCCGTCACCGCTGGAGCACGAGGTGCCGGCGGTCACCGGGCTGGACGGCTCCCCCCGCCCCCCGCTGGACTGCGACCCGGACGGCCCGCTGGTCGCCGAGGTGGTCGGCACCACCGTCGACCGGCACGCCGGCCGGGTCTGCCTGGTCCGGGTCTTCTCCGGCACGCTGCGCCCCGACCAGACGGTGCACGTGGCCGGGCACCCGACGGCCGACCGTGGCCACTCCGCCGACCAACGGATCGGGCACGTCCACCGCCCGCTCGGGGCGGACCTGCGGGAGGTACCCGCCTGCGTCGCGGGTGACATCTGCGCGATCACCGGCGTGGGTGGCGCGGAGACCGGCGACACCATCTCGGCGCGGGACGAGCCGCTGTTGATCGCGCCCTGGGAGATGCCGGAGCCGCTGCTGCCGGTGGCGGTCGTGGCCCGGCGTCCGACCGACGAGGACGCCCTGGCCCGCGACCTGGGCCTGCTGACCGCCGGCGACCCGACGCTGCGGCTGGAGCGCAACCCGCAGACTGGCCAACTGGTGCTCTGGTGCACGGGCGAGGCGCACGCCGACGTGGTGCTCGACCGGCTCCGGGCCGGCGGGGTGGAGCTGGACACCGAGCCGGTGCGGGTGCCGCTGCGGGAGACCTTCACGGTGGCCGCCACGGGGCACGGCCGGCACGTGACGCAGTCCGGCGGGCACGACGGGTACGCCGTCTGCGACATCGAGGTGGAGCCGCTGCCCCGGGGCGGGGGCTTCGAGTTCGTCGACCGGATTGCCGGCGGGGCGGTGCCGCACCACTTCGTACCGTCGGTGGAGAAGGGCGTCCGGGCGCAGTTGGCGCGCGGCCTGGTCACCGGGCACCCGGTGGTGGACCTGCGGGTGACCCTGGTCGACGGCAGGGCGCACAGCGTCGACTCCTCCGACGCCGCGTTCCAGGCCGCCGGCGCGCTCGCCCTGCGCGACGCCGCCGAGCGGGGCGGGCCGACGCTGTTGGAGCCGGTCGACGAGGTGCGGATCCGGGTCGCCGACTCCTCGGTCGGTGCGGTGCTGGGCGACCTGTCCAGCCGTCGGGGCCGGGTACTCGGCACCGAGGCAGATCCGGACGCCGAGGGCCGGACCCTCGTCCGGGCCGAGGTCCCCGCCCTGGAACTGCTGCGTTACGCCGTGGAGCTGCGGGCCCTGACCGCCGGCACCGGCACCTTCCGCCGCACCTTCTCCCACTACACCCCCACCCCGAAATAA
- a CDS encoding glycosyltransferase family 4 protein, protein MRIGIVCPYSFDVPGGVQNHVMDLAEALLGLGHEVSVLAPADEESTLPPYVVAAGRTVPLPYNGSVARIAFGPFYTTRVRRWITRGDFDVLHVHEPLIPSLSMMAVLSARGPVVATFHTALTRSRMLAAAQGVLQILLERITARIAVSALARKVQVEHLDGGAVEIPNGVAVAKFAGVEPLPGWPGECTTGSGGTLGFLGRFTEARKGFPILRDAFVALAPHRPGLRLLVAGPGDPDDLFGRFPVELRDRVTFLGLVSEVDKARMLRSVDLYVAPNTGGESFGMILTEALAAGATVVASDLDAFRRVLDGGRAGRLFPTGDPTALQAALAELLDDPAQRRALSACGEQVVAHYDWPVVARRVVEVYAAAIEATDGRVIDQEWTGLGGPG, encoded by the coding sequence GTGCGGATCGGCATCGTGTGCCCGTACTCCTTCGACGTCCCGGGCGGGGTCCAGAACCACGTCATGGACCTGGCCGAGGCGTTGCTCGGGCTGGGGCACGAGGTGAGCGTGCTGGCCCCCGCCGACGAGGAGTCGACACTGCCGCCGTACGTGGTCGCCGCCGGCCGGACGGTGCCGCTGCCGTACAACGGTTCGGTGGCCCGGATCGCCTTCGGGCCCTTCTACACGACCCGGGTGCGGCGCTGGATCACCCGGGGCGACTTCGACGTGCTGCACGTGCACGAGCCGCTGATCCCGAGCCTGTCGATGATGGCGGTGCTGTCGGCCCGGGGTCCGGTGGTGGCCACCTTCCACACCGCGCTGACCCGGTCCCGGATGCTGGCCGCCGCGCAGGGTGTCCTCCAGATCCTGCTGGAGCGGATCACCGCCCGGATCGCGGTCAGCGCGTTGGCCCGTAAGGTGCAGGTCGAGCACCTGGACGGCGGGGCGGTGGAGATCCCCAACGGGGTCGCGGTGGCGAAGTTCGCCGGGGTCGAGCCGCTGCCCGGCTGGCCGGGGGAGTGCACCACCGGCAGCGGTGGGACGCTGGGCTTCCTCGGCCGGTTCACCGAGGCCCGCAAGGGCTTCCCGATCCTGCGGGACGCCTTCGTCGCGCTGGCCCCGCACCGGCCCGGGTTGCGCCTGCTGGTGGCCGGGCCGGGCGACCCGGACGACCTGTTCGGGCGGTTCCCGGTCGAGCTGCGCGACCGGGTGACCTTCCTCGGCCTGGTCTCCGAGGTCGACAAGGCCCGGATGCTGCGCAGCGTCGACCTCTACGTCGCCCCGAACACCGGCGGCGAGTCGTTCGGCATGATCCTCACCGAGGCATTGGCGGCCGGGGCGACAGTGGTCGCCAGCGACCTGGACGCGTTCCGCCGGGTGCTCGACGGCGGACGGGCCGGCCGGCTCTTCCCGACCGGTGACCCGACCGCCCTGCAAGCCGCCCTGGCGGAGCTGCTCGACGACCCGGCGCAGCGCCGCGCGTTGTCCGCCTGCGGCGAGCAGGTGGTGGCCCACTACGACTGGCCGGTGGTGGCCCGCCGGGTGGTGGAGGTCTACGCGGCGGCCATCGAGGCCACCGACGGGCGGGTCATCGACCAGGAGTGGACGGGGCTGGGTGGTCCGGGGTGA